A genomic window from Buteo buteo chromosome 13, bButBut1.hap1.1, whole genome shotgun sequence includes:
- the TNFAIP8L3 gene encoding tumor necrosis factor alpha-induced protein 8-like protein 3 isoform X1: protein MDSDSGELSEGELVSPAGPDCFSSKNLALQAQKKILSKMATKTMANMLIDDTSSEIFDELYKVTKEHIRNKKEAHKIMKDLIKVAIKIGILYRNNQFNQEELEIVDKFRKKLNQTAMTIVSFYEVEYTFDRNVLAELLNECKDLVHELVDRHLTPRSHGRINHVFNHFADVEFLTALYSLDGDCRPYLKKICDGINKLLDEKVL from the coding sequence GTCCCGACTGCTTCAGTTCTAAGAATCTTGCACTGCAAGCCCAGAAAAAGATCCTGAGTAAAATGGCAACCAAAACCATGGCTAACATGCTAATTGACGACACAAGCAGTGAAATCTTCGATGAGCTGTACAAAGTAACAAAGGAACacataagaaacaaaaaggaagcccATAAGATTATGAAAGACCTGATTAAAGTGGCAATAAAAATCGGGATCCTCTATCGAAACAATCAGTTCAACCAAGAAGAGCTGGAAATCGTAGACAAGTTCAGGAAGAAGCTGAACCAAACTGCCATGACGATTGTCAGTTTCTACGAGGTAGAATACACTTTTGACAGAAATGTTCTTGCAGAACTTCTGAATGAATGTAAAGACCTTGTGCACGAACTAGTAGATCGACACCTGACACCGAGATCCCACGGGCGCATCAACCATGTCTTCAACCACTTTGCCGATGTGGAATTTCTAACCGCCCTTTACAGTCTTGATGGGGATTGTCGGCCATACCTCAAAAAGATCTGCGATGGCATCAACAAACTTCTTGATGAGAAGGTCCTTTGA
- the TNFAIP8L3 gene encoding tumor necrosis factor alpha-induced protein 8-like protein 3 isoform X2, protein MATKTMANMLIDDTSSEIFDELYKVTKEHIRNKKEAHKIMKDLIKVAIKIGILYRNNQFNQEELEIVDKFRKKLNQTAMTIVSFYEVEYTFDRNVLAELLNECKDLVHELVDRHLTPRSHGRINHVFNHFADVEFLTALYSLDGDCRPYLKKICDGINKLLDEKVL, encoded by the coding sequence ATGGCAACCAAAACCATGGCTAACATGCTAATTGACGACACAAGCAGTGAAATCTTCGATGAGCTGTACAAAGTAACAAAGGAACacataagaaacaaaaaggaagcccATAAGATTATGAAAGACCTGATTAAAGTGGCAATAAAAATCGGGATCCTCTATCGAAACAATCAGTTCAACCAAGAAGAGCTGGAAATCGTAGACAAGTTCAGGAAGAAGCTGAACCAAACTGCCATGACGATTGTCAGTTTCTACGAGGTAGAATACACTTTTGACAGAAATGTTCTTGCAGAACTTCTGAATGAATGTAAAGACCTTGTGCACGAACTAGTAGATCGACACCTGACACCGAGATCCCACGGGCGCATCAACCATGTCTTCAACCACTTTGCCGATGTGGAATTTCTAACCGCCCTTTACAGTCTTGATGGGGATTGTCGGCCATACCTCAAAAAGATCTGCGATGGCATCAACAAACTTCTTGATGAGAAGGTCCTTTGA